Proteins from a genomic interval of Cyanobacteria bacterium GSL.Bin1:
- the kaiB gene encoding circadian clock protein KaiB yields MNTSSKKTYVLKLYVAGNTPESVRALNTLKTILEKDFQGVYALKVIDVLKNPQLAEEDKILATPTLAKVLPPPVRKIIGDLSDREKVLIGLDLLYEEIGNDYEEEFPE; encoded by the coding sequence ATGAATACATCTTCTAAAAAAACTTATGTCTTAAAACTTTATGTTGCCGGAAATACCCCTGAGTCAGTCCGGGCTCTCAATACCCTAAAAACCATTTTAGAAAAAGACTTTCAGGGGGTTTATGCGCTGAAAGTAATTGATGTTTTAAAGAATCCACAACTTGCAGAAGAAGATAAAATTCTCGCTACTCCAACTCTTGCCAAAGTTTTACCCCCACCGGTGAGGAAAATTATTGGCGATCTCTCAGATCGCGAAAAAGTCTTAATTGGCTTAGACCTCCTTTATGAAGAAATTGGTAATGATTACGAAGAAGAATTTCCTGAATAG
- a CDS encoding circadian clock protein KaiA, translating into MSAQLFLCLFTTRPDLAQSLQEILGNDPYHLRVFDSSDAVLDYVLDQTEQIDCLILHQGQGIEAVVTSLRNEGKLLPAVILTTESDRQSLVYHPAQTYLATEALAKIPGVIEGAIADFLKLTPDVRPQFEIEQINEFLTIKQHRLTEKLQERLGYKGVYYKRNLQDFFRNLTAEERNHLLSELTEEYRLILLEYFNKATEVNSKIDQFVTKAFLADLSVSQLMEIHMDLMDQFSQQLKLEGRSDEILLDYRLTLIDIVAHLCEMYRRSIPIKTAK; encoded by the coding sequence TTGTCTGCTCAACTGTTTCTCTGTTTATTTACAACCCGCCCTGATCTCGCCCAATCTCTCCAGGAGATTTTGGGCAATGACCCTTATCATTTGCGTGTTTTTGACTCCTCAGACGCCGTTTTAGACTATGTTCTCGATCAAACCGAGCAGATTGACTGCCTAATCTTACACCAGGGTCAGGGGATAGAAGCGGTAGTGACCTCCTTACGGAATGAAGGTAAACTTTTACCTGCCGTCATTTTAACTACAGAATCTGATCGTCAAAGCCTAGTTTATCACCCTGCTCAAACCTATCTTGCCACGGAAGCGTTAGCAAAAATTCCCGGCGTCATTGAAGGCGCGATCGCGGATTTCCTTAAACTCACTCCCGATGTCAGACCGCAATTTGAGATTGAACAGATTAATGAATTTTTAACAATCAAGCAACATCGTTTAACAGAAAAATTACAAGAGCGACTGGGATACAAAGGAGTGTACTATAAACGAAATCTGCAGGATTTTTTTCGCAACCTCACCGCTGAGGAAAGAAATCATTTACTTTCTGAACTTACCGAAGAATACCGTCTCATTCTTTTAGAATATTTTAACAAAGCAACAGAAGTCAATTCAAAAATTGATCAGTTTGTTACTAAGGCTTTTTTAGCTGATCTTTCTGTTTCGCAACTGATGGAGATTCACATGGATTTAATGGATCAATTCTCCCAACAATTAAAACTAGAAGGTCGCAGTGATGAAATCTTATTAGATTATCGTCTAACCTTGATTGATATTGTTGCTCACCTTTGTGAAATGTATCGCCGTTCTATTCCCATAAAAACTGCGAAATAA
- the kaiC gene encoding circadian clock protein KaiC: MTEQEQQKSEKLARSVQKLKTMIEGFDEISHGGIPVGRTTLVSGTSGTGKTLLAIQFLYNGIQQFDEPGVFVTFEESPADIIINAYSFGWDLQALIEQGKLFILDASPDPEGQEVVGNFDLSALIERIQYAIRKYKAKRVSIDSVTAIFQQYDGVGLIRREIFRLAARLKQVGVSSIMTTEREEEYGPVARFGVEEFVSDNVVIMRNVLEGERRRRTAEILKLRGTTHMKGEYPFTITRDGINIFPLGAMRLTQRSSNERVSSGISTLDEMCGGGFFKDSIILATGATGTGKTLLVSQFLEEGCLRGERAILFAYEESRAQLSRNAYSWGIDFEELEAQGLLKLLCTYPESAGLEDHLQAIKSEIEDFKPSRIAIDSLSALARGVTENAFRQFVIGVTGYAKQEEITGFFTNTTDQFMGSHSITDSHISTITDTIIMLQYVEIRGEMSRAINVFKMRGSWHDKGIREYIIAEEGPEIKASFRNYERIISGAPTRISADEKSELSRIVQGVRGKSESDEP; this comes from the coding sequence ATGACTGAACAAGAACAACAAAAATCAGAAAAATTAGCCCGGAGTGTCCAAAAACTCAAAACCATGATTGAAGGGTTTGATGAAATTAGTCATGGTGGCATTCCTGTGGGTCGAACCACCTTAGTCAGTGGCACATCCGGAACAGGGAAAACCCTCCTTGCCATTCAATTTTTATACAATGGGATTCAACAATTTGATGAGCCAGGTGTTTTTGTCACCTTTGAAGAATCTCCTGCTGATATTATTATCAATGCCTATAGTTTTGGCTGGGATTTACAGGCATTAATTGAACAAGGAAAACTCTTTATTTTGGATGCCTCTCCCGATCCAGAAGGGCAAGAAGTGGTGGGAAATTTTGACCTTTCAGCACTCATTGAACGGATTCAGTATGCGATTCGGAAATATAAAGCAAAACGGGTTTCGATTGATTCTGTCACGGCGATTTTCCAACAGTATGATGGCGTTGGCTTAATTCGTCGAGAAATTTTCCGTCTCGCTGCCCGTTTGAAACAAGTGGGGGTCAGTTCCATTATGACCACCGAACGCGAAGAAGAATATGGTCCCGTTGCCCGATTTGGCGTTGAAGAATTTGTCTCCGATAATGTGGTGATTATGCGCAATGTTTTAGAAGGAGAACGGCGTCGTCGGACGGCAGAAATTCTGAAATTACGAGGAACCACTCACATGAAAGGGGAGTATCCCTTTACCATTACCCGAGATGGCATTAATATCTTCCCCTTAGGGGCGATGCGTTTAACGCAGCGATCGTCCAATGAACGGGTTTCTTCTGGGATTAGTACCCTTGATGAAATGTGCGGCGGCGGCTTTTTCAAAGACTCGATTATTCTAGCGACTGGGGCAACTGGAACTGGTAAAACCCTACTAGTCAGTCAGTTTTTGGAAGAAGGCTGTTTACGAGGCGAACGTGCCATTTTATTTGCTTATGAAGAATCTCGTGCCCAATTATCTCGGAATGCTTATTCCTGGGGCATTGATTTTGAAGAATTGGAAGCACAAGGATTATTAAAATTACTCTGCACCTATCCTGAGTCAGCCGGATTAGAAGATCATTTACAAGCGATCAAATCGGAAATTGAAGACTTTAAACCCTCGCGCATTGCCATTGATTCCCTTTCCGCTTTAGCCAGAGGCGTTACCGAAAATGCTTTTCGGCAGTTTGTGATTGGTGTAACCGGATACGCTAAACAAGAAGAAATTACCGGTTTCTTTACCAATACAACCGATCAATTTATGGGTTCGCATTCCATTACCGATTCTCATATTTCCACCATTACCGATACCATTATTATGCTCCAATACGTTGAAATTCGGGGCGAAATGTCACGAGCCATCAATGTCTTTAAGATGCGAGGATCGTGGCATGATAAAGGGATTCGTGAGTATATTATTGCCGAAGAAGGACCCGAAATTAAAGCCTCTTTCCGCAACTATGAACGGATTATTAGCGGCGCCCCCACTCGCATTTCTGCTGATGAAAAATCAGAACTTTCTCGCATTGTCCAAGGGGTACGCGGGAAATCAGAGTCAGATGAACCTTAA
- a CDS encoding TatA/E family twin arginine-targeting protein translocase: MNVFGIGLPEMALIFVIALLVFGPKKLPEIGSSLGKAIRGFQDASKEFENEFKRETNKAQSNDSVKMNAQLEPSSSTAETLSNGESTQKTATSDQEQSQVNG; the protein is encoded by the coding sequence ATGAATGTTTTTGGTATCGGTTTACCTGAAATGGCGTTAATTTTCGTCATCGCTTTACTCGTTTTTGGCCCGAAAAAATTACCGGAAATTGGGAGTAGTCTGGGTAAAGCAATTCGTGGCTTTCAAGATGCGTCTAAAGAATTTGAAAATGAATTTAAGCGGGAAACCAATAAGGCACAAAGTAATGACTCGGTAAAAATGAATGCTCAACTTGAACCGAGTTCTTCAACAGCAGAAACGCTCTCCAACGGAGAATCGACCCAAAAAACAGCCACGAGTGACCAAGAACAATCTCAGGTGAATGGCTAA
- a CDS encoding YraN family protein: MVSLGELGEQVTAQWLQHQGWDILASRWRCRWGELDLVAYHPTTGLIFVEVKTRQSKNWDADGLCAITPQKQRKLYRTAQMFLSAYPQFSELACRFDLALVKARLLSAESDCQEPLPPVNLNFPILWQGYELTLTTYLEGID; encoded by the coding sequence ATGGTGAGTCTTGGCGAGTTGGGAGAACAAGTAACAGCCCAGTGGTTGCAACATCAAGGTTGGGACATTTTGGCTTCCCGCTGGCGTTGTCGTTGGGGAGAGTTAGATCTCGTCGCTTACCATCCGACTACGGGATTGATTTTTGTGGAGGTGAAAACCCGCCAAAGCAAGAATTGGGATGCTGATGGTCTTTGTGCGATTACCCCGCAAAAGCAAAGGAAACTCTATCGCACGGCACAAATGTTTTTGTCTGCGTATCCTCAGTTTTCTGAACTCGCGTGTCGGTTTGATTTAGCATTAGTGAAAGCCCGTTTGCTAAGTGCAGAAAGTGATTGTCAAGAGCCCTTACCTCCGGTTAATTTGAATTTTCCCATCTTGTGGCAAGGTTACGAGTTAACATTAACGACCTATTTAGAAGGAATTGATTAA
- a CDS encoding response regulator, whose amino-acid sequence MSNCDSTLEQFIKSVPYCQSEQTLETIIPSFRDDNSDFLVVVNAAHFPLGIISAGTALQGITDKMAADASLMSFLSPVATVSEHISLQQLLPYLENGGDDEKILVVDRKGKLRGELDTESILQVLLREQQQPSPPTQWHLQPLLDFLEKLPLPLMLQTNEGKLLHQNAKWREKICTHTENCCLSSGDTSVEEKQWCNIIAQPSATTSQKVASKKTHCPLFPLSADPKEKTTTKTSGVWQFITLSLPDSQFGSLWVVIATDITEQRQLCKELAAKNADLVQLNRLKDEFLACITHELKSPLTAIVGLSNLLGEKSLGDLNQRQQRYVNQIYQSGRQLMNLVNDLLDLARLETGQLQLHPEVVYLKQVCDRAYQEAEQQTPDSPTEFTLNLEEGLETIIADELRLRQMLVHLLSNARKFTAESGEMGLDVSQWEGWIAFTVWDTGIGIPESSQHLIFQKFQQLEDPMTRQFSGTGLGLVLTQRLAHAHGGDVSFISEAGKGSQFTLLLPPMPPPKPFHPQAHSHQIAGKLVLVVEAVPQYLNQITQQLRELGYRVAIARSGTEALLKARTFQPCTILLNPVLPMLSGWDVLTLLKSHPSSSNLPIVVTGTRGEKQEAMSNGADSFLSLPVEKNSLQDALAACASPRSTYRKSLTVLRLHYSGVTAPPKRDPVTEILSTPPQTQQKNLNYRILEADDPQQGELLQRIWHPDVLLLTGEKIPRHFIQELSEQDTLCNLPIVCLDAETARLAHQIGKLSVYPCLNLDPGESQNSLWSVLQFAAGINPPPRHIAPYVVVVDGKRLKTPCHNVGSEWLNAFIQYLATAGYRSSLAHSWGEVYQQVQQQGADLLLLDLEGIEADSEIIEGLRQLSVIKNLPILAIAGPQQLLQQKTLHDLLKEVATKILPGHPQSMQELLSSLKEQLSWAE is encoded by the coding sequence ATGTCTAATTGCGATTCGACGTTAGAACAATTTATCAAGTCCGTTCCCTATTGTCAGTCCGAGCAGACACTGGAAACCATCATCCCCTCTTTTCGAGATGACAACAGTGATTTTTTAGTCGTTGTTAATGCGGCTCACTTTCCTTTGGGGATTATTTCTGCGGGAACCGCTTTACAAGGAATCACGGATAAAATGGCGGCGGATGCATCTCTCATGTCTTTCTTATCGCCTGTTGCGACTGTTTCAGAACACATCAGCTTACAACAGTTATTGCCTTATTTAGAAAATGGGGGCGATGACGAAAAAATTTTGGTAGTGGATCGCAAGGGAAAATTACGAGGGGAGTTAGATACAGAAAGCATTTTACAAGTTCTGTTGCGAGAGCAACAACAGCCATCGCCTCCAACTCAATGGCATCTGCAGCCCTTACTGGACTTTTTGGAGAAACTGCCCCTCCCTTTAATGCTACAAACTAACGAGGGAAAACTGTTACATCAAAATGCAAAATGGCGGGAAAAAATTTGCACTCACACCGAAAATTGTTGTTTATCTAGCGGTGATACCTCGGTGGAAGAGAAACAATGGTGTAACATCATTGCGCAACCGTCAGCGACGACATCCCAAAAGGTCGCAAGCAAGAAAACCCATTGTCCTTTGTTTCCTTTATCAGCTGATCCGAAGGAAAAGACAACCACCAAAACCTCAGGAGTCTGGCAATTTATCACCCTCAGTCTTCCCGACAGTCAGTTTGGTTCCCTCTGGGTGGTTATTGCCACAGACATTACAGAACAGCGACAACTGTGTAAAGAACTAGCGGCGAAAAATGCAGATTTAGTCCAGTTAAATCGTCTCAAAGATGAGTTTTTAGCTTGCATTACCCACGAACTAAAAAGCCCGCTAACCGCAATTGTTGGCTTATCCAACTTACTCGGTGAAAAAAGCCTTGGCGATCTCAATCAACGTCAACAACGATATGTCAACCAAATTTATCAAAGTGGTCGTCAATTGATGAATTTGGTGAATGATTTGCTAGACTTAGCGCGTTTAGAAACTGGGCAATTACAGTTACATCCGGAAGTCGTTTATCTTAAGCAAGTGTGCGATCGCGCTTATCAAGAAGCCGAACAACAAACCCCCGATTCGCCCACAGAATTTACTCTTAACTTGGAAGAAGGTTTAGAAACCATCATCGCCGATGAACTCCGCTTACGTCAGATGCTGGTACATTTACTCTCGAATGCCCGCAAATTCACCGCAGAGAGTGGAGAAATGGGGTTAGACGTGAGTCAGTGGGAAGGGTGGATTGCCTTTACGGTTTGGGATACTGGGATTGGGATCCCCGAATCGTCTCAACACTTGATTTTCCAGAAATTCCAGCAGCTAGAAGATCCGATGACCCGGCAATTTTCGGGGACTGGCTTAGGATTGGTCTTAACGCAACGTTTAGCCCATGCCCATGGCGGAGATGTCTCGTTTATTTCTGAAGCAGGGAAAGGCTCTCAATTTACCTTATTGCTGCCTCCCATGCCACCGCCGAAACCCTTTCATCCCCAGGCGCATTCTCACCAAATTGCCGGAAAACTGGTATTGGTGGTAGAAGCGGTTCCCCAATATTTGAATCAGATAACCCAACAACTGCGAGAATTAGGATATCGGGTCGCGATCGCGCGATCGGGGACAGAAGCCCTTTTAAAAGCCCGGACCTTTCAACCTTGCACGATTCTCCTGAACCCGGTTTTACCGATGCTTTCCGGTTGGGATGTGCTCACCTTACTCAAATCTCATCCTAGCAGTAGCAATTTGCCCATCGTTGTGACAGGAACGCGCGGCGAAAAACAAGAAGCCATGAGTAATGGGGCAGATTCCTTTCTCTCCTTACCCGTAGAAAAGAACAGTCTCCAAGATGCCTTAGCTGCTTGTGCTTCCCCTCGTTCGACTTATCGTAAATCTTTAACCGTCTTACGATTACACTATTCTGGGGTAACCGCCCCGCCGAAGCGAGATCCGGTTACAGAAATTTTAAGCACTCCCCCGCAAACTCAGCAGAAAAACCTCAACTATCGCATTTTAGAAGCCGATGATCCCCAACAAGGGGAACTCTTACAACGCATCTGGCATCCGGATGTCTTACTCCTCACGGGTGAAAAAATCCCACGCCACTTTATTCAAGAACTCAGTGAACAAGACACGCTGTGTAACTTACCCATTGTCTGTCTCGATGCAGAAACGGCTCGCTTAGCGCATCAAATCGGGAAATTATCCGTTTATCCTTGTCTGAATCTTGATCCTGGGGAATCTCAAAATTCTCTGTGGTCAGTGTTACAGTTTGCAGCCGGCATCAATCCCCCCCCGAGGCATATTGCTCCTTATGTGGTTGTGGTAGATGGGAAAAGACTGAAAACCCCTTGCCATAATGTTGGTTCAGAATGGTTAAATGCTTTCATTCAATACTTAGCCACGGCAGGTTATCGCAGTTCCCTTGCTCATTCTTGGGGAGAAGTTTATCAACAGGTGCAGCAGCAAGGGGCGGATCTCTTATTATTAGATTTGGAAGGAATCGAAGCCGATTCTGAGATCATCGAAGGCTTAAGGCAACTCAGCGTGATTAAAAATTTACCCATTCTCGCTATTGCAGGTCCCCAACAGTTACTGCAACAAAAGACGCTTCACGATCTCCTCAAAGAAGTCGCGACTAAAATTTTACCGGGTCATCCCCAGTCGATGCAGGAACTGTTATCCAGTTTAAAAGAACAATTAAGCTGGGCAGAATGA
- the ppk1 gene encoding polyphosphate kinase 1: MSKSKTDTSTIDLKDPEYYFNRELSWLEFNNRVLHQALDSRTPLLERLKFMAIFSSNLDEFYMVRVAGLKQQVEANVNKLTADGRDPAQQLTDISERLRPMITKQDQHFEDVLRDLLAKESIHLLNYTDLNVEQRTYLQHFYEDHVFPVLTPLAVDPGHPFPYISNLSLNLAVVVQEPTTEDERFARIKVPKVLPRFVQFPKELGVYDEKGKPAIWTGVPLEQIIAHHLEALFPGMTIQECYPFRITRNADIAVEEDEADDLLLAIQKELRKRRMGGSVVRMEIDHSAPDHVRGMLMREMKLEEPDVHQITGLLGLGDLMSFMSLPLPELKEPKWTPIVPPPFQRYRDSENEDTVLSVEEKSESFFGEIRQSDLLVHHPYHSFTATVQEFIELAAVDPKVLAIKLTLYRTSGDSPIINALINAAENGKQVAVLVELKARFDEENNIVWARKLEKSGVHVVYGIVGLKTHTKTALVVRQEEDKIHRYVHIGTGNYNPKTANLYTDLGLFSCREALGADLTDLFNFLTGHSRQRSYRKLLVAPVSLRDRMIVLIQRERDRAQKGEKAYIIAKMNALVDPTIIQNLYEASQAGVEIDLIIRGICCLRPGLKGISDNIRVVSVIGRFLEHSRIFYFYNQGEAEIYIGSADWMQRNLDRRIEAVVPIEDPQIFQELKEILDLMLADNRQAWELQADGHYVQRKPDDDDEVISTHETLMKMALDSSTVT; encoded by the coding sequence ATGTCAAAATCCAAGACCGACACCTCCACCATTGACCTCAAAGATCCCGAATATTACTTTAACCGTGAATTGAGTTGGTTAGAATTTAACAATCGTGTTCTTCATCAAGCCCTCGATTCCCGTACCCCCCTTTTAGAACGTCTCAAGTTTATGGCTATTTTCAGCTCAAATTTGGACGAATTCTATATGGTACGGGTTGCTGGTTTGAAGCAACAAGTGGAAGCTAACGTTAACAAATTAACTGCTGATGGTAGAGATCCGGCACAACAACTCACTGATATTAGTGAGCGATTGCGTCCCATGATTACCAAACAAGATCAGCACTTTGAGGACGTGTTGCGGGACTTACTCGCTAAAGAGAGCATTCACTTACTTAATTATACGGATTTAAATGTTGAACAGCGAACCTACCTTCAGCATTTTTATGAGGATCATGTCTTTCCCGTACTCACGCCGTTAGCGGTTGATCCGGGGCATCCCTTTCCTTATATTTCTAATTTGAGCTTAAATTTAGCGGTGGTGGTACAAGAACCCACTACCGAGGACGAACGGTTTGCGCGGATTAAAGTGCCAAAAGTGTTACCGCGCTTTGTCCAGTTTCCGAAAGAGTTAGGGGTTTATGATGAAAAAGGTAAACCGGCAATCTGGACTGGGGTTCCTCTCGAACAAATTATTGCTCATCATCTCGAAGCGCTTTTTCCGGGAATGACGATTCAGGAATGTTATCCGTTTCGGATTACTCGCAATGCCGATATTGCAGTAGAAGAAGACGAAGCAGATGATTTGTTACTTGCAATTCAAAAAGAACTGCGGAAACGTCGCATGGGGGGATCAGTGGTACGGATGGAAATTGATCACTCAGCGCCGGATCACGTGCGGGGGATGTTGATGCGGGAGATGAAGTTAGAAGAACCCGATGTGCATCAAATTACAGGGTTACTCGGTTTAGGAGATTTGATGTCGTTTATGTCTCTTCCTTTACCGGAGTTGAAAGAACCAAAATGGACGCCAATTGTGCCCCCGCCGTTTCAACGGTATCGAGACTCCGAAAATGAGGACACTGTGCTTTCGGTAGAGGAAAAAAGTGAGAGCTTCTTTGGGGAGATTCGTCAGTCCGATTTATTAGTCCATCATCCTTATCATTCTTTTACCGCAACGGTACAAGAGTTCATTGAACTGGCTGCTGTAGACCCGAAAGTCTTAGCGATTAAGCTGACCCTGTATCGTACTTCCGGCGATTCTCCCATTATTAACGCCCTAATTAATGCGGCGGAGAATGGCAAACAAGTGGCAGTTTTAGTGGAATTAAAGGCACGCTTTGATGAAGAGAATAATATTGTTTGGGCGCGCAAGCTAGAAAAATCAGGGGTGCATGTGGTTTATGGCATTGTGGGCTTAAAAACGCATACGAAAACAGCATTAGTGGTGCGCCAAGAAGAGGATAAAATTCATCGCTACGTTCATATTGGAACGGGAAACTATAATCCCAAAACGGCTAACTTGTACACGGATTTAGGGCTATTTAGTTGTCGGGAAGCCTTGGGGGCTGATTTAACGGATTTATTCAATTTTCTCACGGGTCACTCTCGTCAACGGTCTTATCGCAAATTATTAGTGGCACCGGTGAGTTTGCGCGATCGAATGATTGTTTTAATCCAGAGGGAGCGCGATCGCGCTCAAAAAGGCGAAAAAGCTTATATTATTGCTAAAATGAACGCCCTCGTTGATCCCACAATCATTCAAAATCTTTACGAAGCCTCCCAAGCGGGGGTTGAAATTGATTTGATTATCCGCGGCATTTGTTGTTTACGTCCCGGCTTAAAAGGCATCAGCGATAATATCCGAGTGGTCAGCGTCATTGGTCGTTTTCTTGAGCATTCCCGCATTTTCTACTTCTACAACCAAGGGGAAGCAGAAATTTATATTGGTAGTGCAGACTGGATGCAACGGAATTTAGATCGTCGTATTGAAGCGGTGGTTCCCATTGAAGATCCTCAGATCTTCCAAGAGTTAAAGGAAATTTTAGATCTCATGCTGGCTGATAACCGTCAAGCTTGGGAACTGCAGGCTGACGGACATTATGTCCAAAGAAAACCGGACGATGATGATGAAGTGATCAGCACCCATGAAACCTTGATGAAAATGGCGTTGGACTCTTCCACAGTTACTTAA
- a CDS encoding leucyl aminopeptidase: MKVQATDKTTLMWSGDTLAVGLFVGGVTVTGELAELDEKLAGTIKELIAETEFDGKAGNNVVTRVGGDAPIRKIMLVGLGEAEALTLDTVRVAAGAIARLAKSQRSKNLAISLPIFDNNPALTAQAITEGMTLALYEDRRFKSEPEEHPLKLETVALLELGNQEAAITKAQQICDGVILAKELVAAPANSITSVTLANIVEELAAEHGLEVEILEKEECERLGMGAYLGVAQASDIPPKFIHLTYKPEGTPRRKVAIVGKGVTFDSGGLNLKTGGSGIETMKMDMGGAGATFGAAKAIAQLKPDVEVHFISAATENMISGHAMHPGDILTASNGKTIEVNNTDAEGRLTLADALVFAEKLGVDAIVDLATLTGACVIALGNDIGGLWSTDDLLAEQLKTAAEIAGEKIWQMPLEDKYFEGMKSEIADMKNVGPRQGGSITAALFLKQFIQETPWAHLDIAGTAWADQESGINNPGATGFPVRTLVNWVCS, encoded by the coding sequence ATGAAAGTACAAGCAACAGACAAAACAACATTAATGTGGAGTGGCGATACGCTAGCAGTCGGGCTTTTCGTGGGTGGCGTAACCGTCACCGGGGAACTAGCGGAACTCGATGAAAAGTTAGCGGGAACCATTAAAGAACTTATTGCCGAAACGGAATTTGACGGGAAAGCTGGCAATAATGTCGTGACTCGAGTCGGTGGTGATGCGCCTATTCGTAAAATTATGTTAGTGGGGCTAGGAGAAGCGGAAGCGCTAACCTTAGATACAGTAAGGGTTGCCGCGGGCGCGATCGCGCGACTCGCTAAATCTCAACGCAGCAAAAACCTTGCGATTAGCCTCCCCATTTTCGATAATAATCCTGCTCTCACTGCCCAAGCGATTACCGAAGGCATGACCCTTGCCCTTTATGAAGACCGTCGTTTCAAATCGGAACCGGAAGAACATCCCCTCAAGCTCGAAACGGTGGCACTACTGGAGTTAGGAAACCAAGAGGCTGCCATTACCAAAGCCCAACAGATCTGTGATGGCGTCATTCTCGCCAAAGAACTCGTCGCAGCGCCCGCAAATTCCATTACCTCCGTTACTCTTGCCAATATTGTTGAAGAATTGGCAGCCGAACATGGCCTAGAGGTAGAAATTTTAGAGAAAGAAGAGTGTGAACGATTAGGCATGGGGGCTTATCTTGGCGTTGCCCAAGCCTCTGATATCCCACCGAAATTTATTCACCTTACCTACAAGCCAGAGGGAACGCCGCGGCGGAAAGTTGCCATTGTCGGCAAAGGCGTCACCTTTGACTCCGGGGGCTTAAACCTGAAAACCGGCGGCAGTGGCATTGAAACCATGAAAATGGACATGGGTGGCGCTGGTGCAACCTTTGGCGCGGCTAAAGCCATTGCTCAACTCAAGCCTGATGTGGAAGTCCACTTCATTAGTGCTGCCACAGAAAACATGATTAGCGGTCATGCCATGCACCCAGGCGATATTCTCACTGCATCCAATGGCAAAACCATCGAAGTCAACAATACCGATGCCGAAGGACGCTTAACCTTAGCGGATGCCCTCGTCTTTGCGGAAAAATTAGGGGTCGATGCGATTGTTGATCTGGCTACGCTCACTGGGGCGTGTGTCATTGCCTTGGGTAATGATATTGGTGGTTTGTGGAGTACCGATGATCTCCTTGCCGAACAACTTAAAACCGCTGCTGAAATTGCTGGGGAAAAAATCTGGCAAATGCCCCTAGAAGACAAGTATTTTGAAGGGATGAAGTCAGAAATTGCCGATATGAAAAATGTCGGACCCCGTCAGGGTGGTTCCATTACCGCCGCCTTATTCTTAAAACAATTTATTCAAGAAACGCCGTGGGCGCATTTGGATATTGCGGGAACTGCTTGGGCTGATCAAGAAAGTGGCATAAATAATCCGGGTGCAACCGGTTTCCCCGTGCGGACTTTAGTCAATTGGGTTTGCAGCTAA
- a CDS encoding molybdenum cofactor biosynthesis protein produces MSQPHPDQEFISLRCAVITVSDTRTPETDRSGQFMQSQLQERGHQILDYVILPDDPKQIIDQLSTLGTVQELDVILCNGGTGIAPRDTTYDAIASLLEKTLPGFGELFRYLSYQEIGSRAIASRAVAGVYQGKLVFSLPGSRNAVKLGLEQLILPELVHLVAQVKTGK; encoded by the coding sequence ATGTCTCAACCTCATCCCGATCAAGAATTTATTTCTCTTCGTTGCGCTGTGATTACCGTGAGTGATACCCGCACCCCAGAAACAGATCGCAGCGGTCAATTCATGCAAAGTCAGTTGCAAGAAAGGGGTCATCAGATTCTAGATTATGTCATTCTTCCTGATGACCCAAAACAGATTATTGATCAACTTTCTACTCTCGGAACGGTTCAGGAATTAGATGTCATTCTCTGCAATGGGGGAACGGGAATTGCCCCGCGAGACACCACCTATGATGCAATAGCGAGTCTTTTAGAGAAAACCTTACCTGGGTTCGGGGAATTGTTTCGGTATTTGAGTTATCAAGAGATTGGTTCGCGCGCGATCGCGTCACGGGCAGTTGCTGGAGTTTATCAAGGCAAGCTTGTTTTTTCTCTCCCGGGTTCGAGGAATGCGGTTAAACTCGGGTTAGAACAGCTGATTCTGCCCGAACTGGTTCACTTGGTGGCACAAGTTAAAACTGGAAAGTGA